One Chloroflexota bacterium genomic region harbors:
- a CDS encoding acetylxylan esterase: MPQTTPTPSEFAAFWDALDAELAGLPAVADLEPLPLRSGPDYTCYTLRLTSVGPYRIFGYYSVPTGPGPHPGLLLTPRYGSVNHVPDYAERKRYAVLQIMHRGQRLADRPYAAAYPGLLTDGIDTPEGYVYRGIVADCLRAAEFLASRDEVDRSRIGIAGDDLAIITAARRPVFSVLQVTGYLLYRAAEARLRSEAYPTEELNDYTRAFPDQEAAIDQTVGYYGAELFAPAVTIPSQLAVGDDGAINGPEWLAPLAEALGGPVDLYRLTHAGGADNDALDTWLAGQLGVPPLPKFLRELA; the protein is encoded by the coding sequence ATGCCACAGACGACCCCCACGCCGTCCGAGTTCGCGGCTTTCTGGGACGCCCTCGACGCCGAGCTGGCCGGCCTCCCGGCCGTCGCCGACCTGGAGCCGCTGCCGCTCCGCTCAGGGCCAGACTACACCTGCTACACGCTGCGCCTGACCTCCGTCGGGCCGTATCGGATCTTCGGCTACTACAGCGTGCCGACCGGTCCGGGGCCACATCCCGGCCTGCTGCTGACGCCACGCTACGGCAGCGTCAACCACGTCCCGGACTACGCCGAGCGCAAGCGGTACGCCGTCCTCCAGATCATGCACCGGGGGCAGCGGCTGGCCGACAGGCCGTATGCGGCAGCCTACCCCGGCCTGCTGACGGACGGGATCGACACGCCCGAAGGCTACGTCTACCGGGGCATCGTGGCGGACTGCCTGCGCGCCGCCGAGTTCCTGGCCAGCCGCGACGAGGTTGACAGGAGCCGGATCGGGATCGCCGGCGACGATCTCGCCATCATCACGGCGGCCCGCCGTCCCGTCTTCAGCGTGCTGCAGGTGACGGGCTACCTGCTCTACCGCGCCGCCGAGGCCCGCCTGCGCTCCGAGGCCTACCCGACCGAGGAGCTGAACGACTACACGCGCGCCTTCCCAGACCAGGAAGCGGCTATCGACCAGACGGTTGGCTACTACGGCGCGGAGCTGTTCGCCCCGGCCGTCACGATCCCCAGCCAGCTTGCCGTGGGCGACGACGGCGCCATCAACGGCCCCGAGTGGCTCGCGCCGCTGGCCGAGGCGTTGGGCGGCCCGGTCGACCTGTACCGGCTCACCCACGCCGGCGGCGCCGACAACGACGCGCTCGACACCTGGCTGGCCGGCCAGTTGGGCGTGCCGCCGCTGCCGAAGTTCCTGCGTGAACTGGCGTAG